The DNA region TCAGTCGCTCGGGGATCCTAATCGCAGCCAGTATCCCGGAAAATCCAGCGCCAACAACGATAACTCGAAGCGGACGGAGATTTTCAACAGGTGTATCCTTCAAAACGAAAGGCCTAGGCTCATGACCATTGATGCCATTGCCATTGACGGCATGTCCATTCAACCCGTTAGGCTCCGTAGAGAGTGTCATTGTATGATATAGAAGGTTTCAAACAAACCAAGGTACCTTGAGTAGAGATCATCGACAAAAGCAACAATACAATCAACAACGCACAAGACACCATCTATATAAACTAGACTTCCATCCTCTGAGTGGGTGTCCTCATATATCCCTACAtatatccaccaccaacacccaacaCGCAGAAGCATATCCGACAGTTAGGTTCGGTACACAGGTTACACAACCGGTGACCCTCACATAAACACAATCAAACTATTGATGCGTCCCCATAACCAACATGGTGTGGCAACCAATGGAACTTGTGGGTGGTCCTAGATGCTTGGGATACCAACGGCCCAAAAtgcttcctcatcatcgtgCCGAACAGTGCGTGACAGGTGAtatgtcaccaccaccttcataGTCGTGCGGAGTAATGAGGAGATGAGGGGCCCTCGATCCATCAAAACTCGGCAGTCAATATCGTGCCGGCAACAGACAGCCGGGAATAAGCAAGCTTGCCACATGTAGTTGGAGACAAGGCTGGTACAAATATTCTTCAATTCCTCTCTAGCTATGTACTTTTGGTTTTTCTTGCTCTATaatccaacatcatcacGACTCGAGGTCGTTGACGGGTAACTCCAGGCTCTCCTGAAcagaacaaaaaaacaaaagggtATCGATGCCTGCTAAGAACAAATtgcaaagaaaagaaatggCGGGTGTAACGTATCAGTCAGAGCAGCGCAAGGcacgcatcatcatcatagtTCGATGAAGTCCTTTTGCTCAGTGAAATCGAGACCACCAGTCTCATCTTCGCCAATGAACTCGTCAACCTCGTCCGAGTCCACATCATAATCGTCGATAGACTCCCCATCGTCGTCGCTTGAAACATCCTCCATCTCTACGTCTTCGCTCTTGGAGCTCGACGCTTTGCGAAGGACGCTTGCCCTCTCTCGGTGGGGGAGCTTACAACCCCGGATCTTACACGTGCCTGTGTTGCTAAAATCGGGGCACTCAAACACATGCCGCTCGGGGCATTCTGCACCTCCTTCGCAGTAGCCGTAGAAGCCAAAGGAGCGACATACGGGGGCAGCTGTAGACACTTTCACGTGAGCATACTTGCAATCAGACTTGGTGCAGCTATCTCGAGCATAGTGCAAACAGGCTGGGGTGCGCTCGGGGGTGGGGTCATGGGAGAGATCGCAGTCATCGCCGTTGGGGCAGCCGCCCAGCAAAAAGTCTTTGCAGATGGCAACCTTGTGGGGGTCGTGGGTATACCGGCACTGGGGGCCTTTGGCGCAGGAGCCTACAAGCATGTTAGATCGTTTCGCTGGGCTTACCGAACACCAATCAGGGTGACTTGGTCCACGGCGTCGGTCGAAGAATATAGAGTTACCCATCATCGAAAACTGTTTGCAAGGCACGTTGACTTTCTTCACGGTGCCAGATTGCCTGGATATGCTGTAAGTCAGCGGTCACACTTGACGGTTCGGGAAGACATACCGCTGGGCCTTGACAACGCCATGCCGATACAGGTTGCCGTTCTTGCTTCTGTAAAACTTGACACCGCCAACCACGGCCATCCTGGGGGTTGCCTTGGCCGAGTTTCCATCGCCTGCGCTAGGATAAGTGACTTCTCCGTCTCCAGTTGAACGCGAGCTTGACGCACCGGGAACCTTGACAAGCTTGCTGCCTTGTTTCGTCACGGTGAATTGGATGCCGTCAACGGTGATAACATATTTGCCGGCGGTTTTCTGATGGTTAGCTGTCTCATAGCCTCCATTGTTTGCCAATCGGTTGAGATGACTGATCAACTTGGCGCGCTCTTGTCTGTTTTTGGCGGCGAGTTGCTGTTGCCGAGTTTGTTCCATTGCCTGGCGACGTGACGGTGCTTCCTGCTGGTAGACCGAGGAGTTGATGATCTGAAGATGGCGGTCATTCTTGTGGACCCAAGAACTGGTAGAGGTATCTGATGAAGCTCCGAGATCGTCGACAGATCTGCTTGACGGAGAGGCGCCATTCAAAACCAGAGTCCTGTTACGATGAACAGGCCTCGGGGCACCATGGTAACCACGGTACGGATGTCCGCGGTGGGATCCTCGGTAGTACCCTGTATCTTTGGGAACATCAATATCGGTGCGGCGGGCACTCTTCGAGTCGATGGACATACGGTGCTGGGCTCGgaagggcgggggagggatgaggcCGGCCTGCTGATTCTTGTGGCGATTAACGCGACTGGCCAGGCGAGCGATCCTCTCCATGACCTCGCGGTCCTCGGCGGAGGTTGACATGTTGTCGGTGGTATCACGTGTAGCGTATATTTCAAGGTTGTGAAAATCTGCAGCCAGTACCAGCAAGAGTCGAAAGTTGTACGCAAAAGCAAAGTTGCGGTGATGGTCGAGAATGCGAATTCAAGTGGGATGAAAGAGGGAAAGAAATCGGTGCACAGGGCAAGCGGGGAATTGTGGCCCAGCCAAATGGCGCTAAGAGCGACCAATGGGTTCTCGGGGTTTAGTGGCAACTGCCGCTGCCCTTGCGTCATCAACCGAGCGCGAGACTGATAAGAGCACGAAATATGATGATAAGCCCTGGAAGTTTCAAAGAGTAGCCGTAGTAAACTTTGCTGCGTGGGAGCTTTACTGCGATATGAAAaatgctgttgttggagagtTGAGGATAACAAGGCTTGGGGGCAACCCGATCCGTTGATCTCGGATCCGCATTTGTCCAGGGATTCCCAGCAGACAAAAGCCGCTAGAACCGCCCCACTTTCATCGCTACCGCTAGCACTACAGCAGCGCGTGCTTACCTCAGTGGCTGGCCAGGCAGGTCCTTGAATTCAAGCATCTTCTTTGTCTCGACATTCGAGACCATCAATTCTTGCGACATCTCACCGCAGGCAGCAAACACGACTATTCCAACTACATCATAAGAAGCCATGGCTGGATTTATCAAGAccgaggagcagaagccAGTCAAGGCTGAGCCCGACGCGGCCAACGGCTCGCCGTTCATGGAGGACCTGCTTGACGAGTCGGCCGATCTCGAGTTCTACGACAAGTTTAAAGACTCTGCCGACACGTACG from Podospora pseudoanserina strain CBS 124.78 chromosome 1, whole genome shotgun sequence includes:
- a CDS encoding hypothetical protein (EggNog:ENOG503NZ10; COG:S), whose amino-acid sequence is MSTSAEDREVMERIARLASRVNRHKNQQAGLIPPPPFRAQHRMSIDSKSARRTDIDVPKDTGYYRGSHRGHPYRGYHGAPRPVHRNRTLVLNGASPSSRSVDDLGASSDTSTSSWVHKNDRHLQIINSSVYQQEAPSRRQAMEQTRQQQLAAKNRQERAKLISHLNRLANNGGYETANHQKTAGKYVITVDGIQFTVTKQGSKLVKVPGASSSRSTGDGEVTYPSAGDGNSAKATPRMAVVGGVKFYRSKNGNLYRHGVVKAQRQSGTVKKVNVPCKQFSMMGSCAKGPQCRYTHDPHKVAICKDFLLGGCPNGDDCDLSHDPTPERTPACLHYARDSCTKSDCKYAHVKVSTAAPVCRSFGFYGYCEGGAECPERHVFECPDFSNTGTCKIRGCKLPHRERASVLRKASSSKSEDVEMEDVSSDDDGESIDDYDVDSDEVDEFIGEDETGGLDFTEQKDFIEL